In Silene latifolia isolate original U9 population chromosome X, ASM4854445v1, whole genome shotgun sequence, the following proteins share a genomic window:
- the LOC141617854 gene encoding uncharacterized protein LOC141617854 yields the protein MDRTWMMDGKRGDLTYDAGLAEFYEFVRKNVKDTSNMPCPCDMCLNIKYMSFSEVKIHLEKNNFNPKYRRWRFYGESTVIQRVEEEIDVQSRAIEIDWETLSMEKGIGSLDNSDWDTYYCDMNSADEFDDNELETILRDRISEDNVEEDNPDLDLDDKDDILGEDEDPDVTNLDDITRIVLEKLKDSEMPLYKKCKNYTKLSAVVKLYNLKAKNGWSDKSFTDLLELLKDMLPEDNVLPNRTYEARKILRGIGMKYVKIHACPNDCILYRKEYESWSHCPVCNEWRYKKKEGIPSKVLWYFPIISRLRRLFANKEDAKLLTWHNSAKANDGKLRHPADGLEWKHIDAKYPEFGKEPRNLRLALSTDGMNPYGNLSSQHSTWHVLLAIYNLLPYVCMKRKYLMLSLLISGPKESGNDLDVYLAPLLDDLRTLWDEGVEVFNAYQNNVFNLKAMLLCTISDFPAYGNLCGHTVHGKEACPLCGEDVDSFYLKFSKKQAFVGYRRFLDEDHFYRRQQKPFNGKPEHRPCPKILSGHDVYERVKDIKITYGKKGSKLASRGYKKMSPFF from the coding sequence ATGGATCGTACGTGGATGATGGATGGGAAAAGAGGTGATCTTACATATGATgctggtttagctgaattttatgaattcgttagaAAGAATGTGAAAGACACGTCTAATATGCCATGTCCTTGTGATATGTGTCTGAATATTAAATATATGAGTTTCTCAGAAGTTAAAATACATTTAGAAAAGAATAATTTTAATCCAAAGTATAGACGTTGGAGGTTTTATGGGGAGTCTACAGTGATACAAAGAGTGGAAGAAGAAATTGATGTTCAGTCAAGAGCGATTGAGATTGATTGGGAAACTCTTTCTATGGAAAAAGGTATCGGCTCATTGGATAATTCGGATTGGGATACGTATTATTGTGATATGAATTCTGCTGACGAGTTTGATGATAATGAGTTAGAAACAATATTGAGAGACAGGATAAGTGAAGACAATGTAGAAGAAGATAACCCTGACCTAGATCTCGATGATAAAGATGACATTCTAGGTGAAGATGAAGATCCCGATGTTACTAATTTAGATGACATCACAAGAATTGTATTAGAAAAGTTAAAAGACTCCGAAATGCCTCTCTATAAGAAATGTAAGAATTATACAAAATTGTCAGCTGTTGTTAAGCTGTATAATTTGAAAGCAAAAAATGGATGGAGTGATAAAAGTTTTACTGACCTCCTCGAATTATTGAAGGACATGCTTCCAGAGGATAATGTTCTTCCTAATCGTACCTATGAGGCAAGGAAGATACTTAGAGGAATTGGTATGAAATATGTGAAGATTCATGCATGTCCTAATGATTGTATATTATATCGCAAGGAATATGAGAGTTGGTCTCATTGTCCAGTTTGTAATGAATGGAGATATAAAAAGAAGGAGGGGATCCCATCAAAAgttttgtggtattttccaataatatcTAGGTTGCGAAGACTCTTTGCGAATAAGGAAGATGCAAAGTTGTTGACATGGCATAATTCTGCAAAAGCTAATGATGGCAAATTGAGACACCCCGCTGATGGTTTAGAGTGGAAACACATTGATGCCAAGTATCCCGAATTCGGGAAAGAACCCAGAAATCTTCGACTTGCACTCTCTACTGACGGGATGAATCCTTATGGGAATTTAAGTAGTCAACATAGCACTTGGCATGTACTCTTAGCTATTTACAATTTActtccatatgtgtgcatgaaaagaaaatatttgatgTTGTCCTTATTGATTTCCGGTCCTAAGGAGTCGGGTAATGATTTAGATGTTTACTTGGCGCCTCTTCTTGATGATTTGAGAACATTGTGGGATGAAGGGGTAGAGGTATTTAATGCCTACCAAAATAATGTTTTCAATTTGAAAGCTATGTTATTATGCACTATATCTGATTTTCCTGCATACGGTAATCTTTGTGGTCATACTGTTCATGGCAAAGAGGCATGCCCCTTGTGTGGGGAAGATGTAGATTCTTTCTATTTGAAGTTTTCTAAAAAGCAAGCTTTCGTAGGATACCGTAGATTTTTGGATGAAGATCATTTTTATCGTAGGCAACAAAAACCATTCAATGGAAAACCTGAACATCGTCCATGTCCTAAGATATTAAGTGGTCATGATGTATATGAAAGGGTGAAAGATATTAAAATTACATATGGGAAGAAGGGTTCTAAATTAGCATCTCGTGGATACAAGAAAATGTCTCCGTTTTTTTAG